The uncultured Subdoligranulum sp. genomic sequence AGGATGCCGAGCGCTTTGTCTGCATGGAGCCCTGGAACGGCTGGGCCAACTCGGTGAATGAGGCGGGCAGGCACGAGGTGCTGACCCCCGGCGCCGAGAAGACCTTCACCTGGTCGGTCACCCTGGGCTGAGATTTTAGCAAACGAACAAACCGGACGTTCCCTGGGGAACGTCCGGTTTTGTTTGTCAGGAAATGTGGTCAGTGGCGCAGCGCCCACCACATGAATTTGGTGTTGGTCACAAAGTAGCGCTTGAAGAGGCGGCGGGGGTCCTGCAGCAGCCGGTAGAGCCATTCCAGACTGCAGCGCTGCATCCAGGCGGGGGCCCGGCGGATGTTGCCGGCCTCATAGTCGAAGGCGGCACCCACCCCCACCATCAGGGCCTGCACTTTGCCGCGGTGGGCGGCCATCCAGCGCTCCTGCTTGGGGGCGCCCAGCCCCACCCAGACGAAATCCGGCCGGGCGGCATTGATGCGCACCACGGCGGCCGCGTCCTCCTCCTCGGTGAGCGGCCGGAAGGGCGGGGACTCCATCCCGGCAATGACGGCGCCGGGGTAGCGCTTCTCCAGCACCTGCCGCAGCTGGGCCAGTGTCTCGGGGGTGGAGCCGTAAAAGTAGTGGCGGTAGGGAACATCCCGTTTTTCCGCCAGCATCCGCTTCATCAGGTCGGGCCCCGTCACACGGGCGGCATCGGCAAAGCCTTTGCGGCGGCTGTACCAGGAAAGCGGTCCGCCGTCGGGCAATGCCAGGACGGCGCCGTTCTGGACCGCCCGGTAGGAGGCATCCTCCCAGGCGGTCACCGTGGTGTGCACATTGGATACGCAGATATACGACCCGCGCCAGTTTTCCAGGTTTTCCTCGATCCGGCGAACGGTGCTGTCCATGTCGGTCACGGCGATGTTGACGCCCATGATCTGGCAGACCGGTCCTGTCTCCTGCTTACCCTGCATGTGGTGTCCGCTCCTTCTCCGGAACAAGATATACTTATATTATACCATAATTGTGCAAAACGATCAATATCGCCCCGGGGCGCAGCGAACCGCCTTGGTGGCCACCACGTCCACACCGGTGCCGGCGGCATCGGGCAGGATCACCTGACCCAGGGTCACCGGGGCGGGGACCGTCACCGCCTTCAGTGCCCGGATGCAGGCAAAGATTTTGTCCTTGGGGATCTCCCCGGCGGTCTTGACGCTGACGGCAGGCAGCTCACCGCCCGTCACCGGCACCGTGGTGGTCACGATGCGGCTGGGGGCGGTGACCTCCTTGCGGGCGTAGGCGTCGCCCCGGGGACAGGTGTTGCCGGCCACCGAGACCACCGCGCCATGCTCCAGCGTCACCGTCAGGGCGCAGCCCAGCGGACAGCCGATGCAGGTCAGTTCACGTTTTTCCATGGGCTCATCCCTCCTCCAGCGTCACGGTCAGCCCGCCGCAGCCGGACAGTTTGTCCAGGGCCGGGCCTTTGATCACGATGGTCTCCATCTCGCCGGGGGCCAGCACCGGCCGTTTGCGCCGCCAGATGGAGTCCTGCCCGGCATACACCGCCAGTACCTTGTTCCGGTAGACGCCGTCCACCCGCAGCCGCAGCGTCAGGCTGCCCTCCAGCCGGGCAGGGTGGACGGTGGCGGGCACGGTGTAGCGCACGCCGCGGGCGGCGGTCACCGGCAGGGTTTCGTCCGCCACAGAGGCGGGTTGGCCCAGAATGTACGCCGCGGCATGGCGTCCGGCGGCGGCTGCCTCCTCCGAGACATAGTCCACCAGGTCGTGGACATGGAGCACATTGCCCGCCGCAAAGACGCCGGGCAGACTGGTCTGCAGGCATTCGTCCACCACAGCGCCGCCCGTCACGGGGCTCAGGGCGATGCCGGCGCCGCGGCTCAGCTCGTTTTCGGGCAGCAGCCCGCAGGAGAGCAGCAGCGTGTCGCAGTCAAAATGCTCCTCGGTGCCGGGCACCGGGCGGCCGTTTTCCACCCGGGCAATGGTCACGCCGGTGACCCGCTCCCGGCCCTGAATGTCCACCACCGTGTGGCTGAGTTTCAGCGGAATGCCGAAATCGTCCAGGCACTGCACGATGTTGCGCTTGAGCCCGCCGGAGTAGGGCATCAGCTCCGCCACGCAGAGCACCTTCGCCCCCTCCAGCGTCATCCGGCGGGCCATGATGAGGCCGATATCGCCGGAACCCAGGATGACCACCCGCCGCCCGGGCAGACGGCCCTCCATATTCACCAGCCGCTGGGCGGTGCCGGCGGTGTAGATGCCGGCGGGGCGGGTGCCCGGAATGTTGAGAGCCCCCCGGGGCCGTTCCCGGCAGCCCATGGCCAGCACCACGGCTTTGGCTTTGAGCTGGAACAGCCCGTCCACGGGGTTGACGGCGGTGACCACCCGGTCGGCCGAAAGGTCCAGCACCATGGTGTTCAGCTTGCAGGAAATGCCCAGGTCCGCGGCCTGCTGCACAAAGCGGGCGGCGTACTCGGGGCCGGTGAGCTCTTCCTGAAAGGTATGCAGCCCGAAGCCGTTGTGGATGCACTGGTTCAGGATGCCGCCCGGCTCCCTGTCCCGCTCCAGAATGACCAGGTCTTCCACCCCGGCCCGGCGGGCGGCGATGGCGGCGGCCAGACCGGCCGGTCCGCCGCCCAGAATCACAAGATCCATGGATTTCATACAGCCGCCCTCCTACAGTGTGTCCTTGTTGGTGCCCAGAATGAGCCGGGAATCGCCGCCGCACTTGGTGATGGCTTCGGCGGGCAGTCCCAGTTCCCGGGCCAGAATTTCCAGCACCCGGGGGCTGCAGAACCCGGCCTGACAGCGTCCCATCCCGGCACGGGTGCGCCGCTTGACGCCGTCCAGGCTGCGGGCACCGGGCACCCGGTGGATGGCGTCGAGAATCTCCCCCTCGGTCACCGTCTCGCACCGGCAGACGATCCGCCCGTAGGCGGGATGTTCCCGGATCAGGGCGGCCCGCTCCTCGAAGGAGAGGGTCTTGGGGTCGAGGATCCCCTTGCGGCAGGGGTCAAAATCGGGATTTTCCGCAAGGTGCAGGATATCCCGCACCAGGGCGGCCACTTCCAGGCCGATGGCCGGGCTGGCAGACAGCCCCGGCGACTCGATGCCCGCGCAGTCCACGAACCCCGGCGCCGCCTCGCCGATGAAAAATTCATGCCGGACCTCGTGGGCCCGCAGCCCCGCAAAGCTGGTGATGGTCTGGCGCAGGGGAAGGTCCTTCACGGCCCGGCCCGCCTTGGCGCGCACCTCGGCCAGCTCGTCGGCGGTGGTGGCGGTGTCCTCCTTGTCGGGAATGTCGGTGGCGGTGGGGCCGATGAGCAGGTTGCCGTGGACGGTGGGGGTCACCAGCACCCCCTTGCCGTACTTGCCCGGCAGCTGAAAGATGGTGTGGTGTACATGGTCCCCCGCCGTGCGGTCCAGCAGGAAGTAGTCCCCCCGCCGCGGGATGATGGTCATGGTGTCGCCGCTGACCTGGTTGTGCAGTTCGTCGGCGTGCACCCCCGCCGCATTGACGATGCAGCGCCCCTCCAGCGGGCCGCGGCTGGTTTCCAGCCGCCAGCCGCCCTGGATGGGTTCGATGCGCTGCACCTCGGTGTCAAACTGGAACCGCACACCGTTCTTGGCGGCGTTCTCGGCCAGGGCGTAGGTCAGCCCGAAGGGACAGACGATGCCGCCGGTGGGCGCCCACAGCGCCGCCACCGCCTCGTCGGCGATATTGGGTTCCAGGGCACACAGCTCGGGGCGTTCGATGATGCGCAGCCCCTCCACGCCGTTGGCGATGCCGTTGGCCAGCAGTTTCTCCAGGGCGGGGCGGTCCTCCTCGCTGAGGCAGACCACCAGACTGCCGCACTGCCGGTAGGAAAAATCCAGCTCTTTGGCGAGTTCCGGCATTCGGCGGCTGCCCGCCACATTGAGGGCGGCCATCCGGCTGCCGGCGGGGGCGTCAAACCCCGCGTGGACGATGGCACTGTTGGCCTTGGTGGTGCCGCAGCAGACATCCTCCGCCTTGTCCACCAGCAGAATGTCCGCCCGGTAGCGGCTCAGTTCCCGGGCCGCCGCGCAGCCCGACACCCCGCCGCCGATGATGATGACATCGGTCATTTCTCTTCCTCCTCCTCCCGGGCCCAGTCAAAGGCGCAGCGCACGGCCTTGTTCCAGCCCCGGATGCGCCGGGCCCGGTCCGCCTCGCTGATCTGCGGGGTGAAGACCCGGTCCACCGCCCGGTTCTGCAGCACCCCGGCGGGGCTGTCCCAGTAGCCCACCGCCAGCCCGGCCAGATAGGCCGCGCCCAGGGCGGTGGTTTCCACACAGCTGGGCCGTTCCACCGGCGCGCCGCTGATATCCGCCTGGGCCTGCAGCAGATAGTTGTTGGCCGAGGCCCCGCCGTCCACTTTCAGCATGGCCAGCCGGATGCCCGCGTCGGCCTCCATGGCCTTGAGCACATCGTTGACCTGGTAGCACAGGCTGTCCAGCGTGGCGCGGATGATGTGGTTCTTGTTGCAGCCCCGGGTCAGTCCCACGATGGCGCCCCGGGCGTACTGGTCCCAGTGGGGGGCGCCCAGCCCCGTGAAGGCCGGCACCACATAGCAGCCGTTGGTGTCGGGCACCTTCAGGGCCATGTACTCGGAATCCCGGGCCTCCTCCAGGATCTTCAGTTCGTCCCGCAGCCACTGGATGGCGGCCCCCGCCACAAAGATGGACCCCTCCAGGGCGTAGGTCACCTTGCCGCCCAGTCCCCAGGCGATGGTGGTCACCAGCCCGTTGCGGCTGAGCACCGGCCGGTCGCCGGTGTTCATCAGCAGGAAGCCGCCGGTGCCGTAGGTGTTCTTGGCGTCCCCCGGCGTGAAACAGGCCTGCCCGAAGAGGGCCGCCTGCTGGTCGCCCGCCGAACCGGCGATCTTGATCTCGCCGCCGAAGTGCATGGGGTCGGCGTACTCGTAAAAGCCGCTGTTGGGCACCGGCTTGGGCAGCATGCAGCGGGGAATGTTGAGAATTTCCAGGATCTCGTCGTCCCAGTCCAGCGTGTGGATGTTGAACAGCATCGTCCGGCTGGCGTTGGCGTAGTCGGTCACATGGATCTTGCCGCAGGTCAGCTTCCAGATCAGCCAGGTCTCCACCGTGCCGAAGAGCAGTTCCCCCGCCTCGGCCCGGGCCCGGGCGCCTTCCACGTTTTCGAGGATCCACAGCAGCTTGGTGGCGGAAAAATAGGCGTCGATGATGAGCCCCGTCTTCTCCCGGAACCGCTCGGTGAGGCCCCGGGCCTTGAGCCGGTCGCACAGTTCGCTGGTGCGGCGGCACTGCCAGACGATGGCCCGGCAGACCGGTTCGCCGGTGTTGCGGTCCCAGACGATGGTGGTCTCCCGCTGGTTGGTGATGCCGATGGCCGCGATGTCGGCCGCCGAGGCGCCGATCTGGTTCATGGCCGAGAGCGCCACGCCCAGCTGGGTGGTCCAGATCTCGTTGGCGTCGTGTTCCACCCAGCCCGGTTTGGGGAAGTACTGGGTGAATTCCTTCTGGGCCACACTGCACATGTGACCCTGCTTGTCGAAGAGGATGCAGCGGTTGGAGGTGGTGCCGGCATCCAGTGCCATGATGTATTGTGCCATAGCGGTGCTCCTTCTCCCCGGAAGTTTTTGCAGGGGTGCGCAATTTGTATAAAAATATTGTAGCATACCCCCTGTAAACTGCAACAATTGCCGGGGCTGACCCGGAAAAATCTGCAAAACCCACAAAGGAGCACGCCTGCTTTTGGGCAATCTGCGGGCAGCAAAAAAGCCGCACCCGGGCAGGGTGCGGCAGGAAAGCTTATTCGATTTTCATCATGCGGTAGCCCACGCCGATGTGGGTCTGGATGTACTGGGGCGACCCGGGGGCGGACTCCAGCTTTTTGCGCAGGGTGGCCATGAAGACCCGCAGGGAGGCCACGTCGTTCTCCCAGCTGGTCCCCCACACCTTTTGGGTGATGTAGGTGTGGGTGAGCACCTTGCCGCAGTTGCGGGCCATCAGACAGAGCAGCTTGTACTCGATGGGGGTCAGGTGCAGTTCCTGGCCGTTCAGGTAGGCGCAGCCGGCGGCAAAGTCGATGGTCAGCTGGCCGTTGGTGAGCACCGGGCTGCCCCCGGCGTGCATGGCGGAAAGCCGCCGCTGGGTCACCCGCAGCCGGGCCAGCAGCTCCTCCACCGAGAAGGGCTTGGTCAGGTAGTCGTCGGCGCCGGAGTCCAGCGCCTCGATCTTGTCGGCGTCCTCGCTGCGGGCACTGATGACGATGATGGGCATGTCCGACCAGCTGCGCACCCGGCGGATGACCTCCACGCCGTCCAGATCGGGCAGGCCCAGGTCCAGCAGCATGATGTCGGGGGCGCTGGTGGCAGCTTCCCGCAAAGCGGCCTCGCCGCAGTCCGCCACCAGGTAGCGGTAGTCATGGGTTTTCAGGGTGGTGGCCATCAGGTTGCGGATGGGCGGATCGTCCTCCACCACCAGGATCAGCGGTTTATTCATGCAGCGTTACCTCCCCACGCGGCACCGTAAAGGTGAAGTTGCACCCGTGCGGCGGGTTGTCGGTCAGGGTGATGGTGCCCCCGTGGGCATCCACGATGGCCTTGCAAAGGGCCAGCCCCAGTCCCAGACTGCGGCGGCTGTCGGCGACCTTGCGCTCGCCGGTGTAGAACATCTCAAAGACATGGGGCTGCACGTCGGGGGCGATGCCGGGGCCGTCGTCCGCCACCGAGATGGCCACAAAATCCCCCTGGGCCCGGGCGGCCACCGTGATGGTGGACCCGGCGGGGGTGTATTTGACGGCGTTGTCCACCAGGTTGAGCAGCACCTGCACAATGAGCCGGGCGTCCATCCGGCCCAGCAGCAGTTCGTCGGGCAGGTCCACCCGCAGCGTGTGTTCGCTGCTCTTGCGGTGGGTGTGGCGCAGCGCCTCCTCGATGACTTCCCCCACCAGTTCGGTGGAGAGGCGCAGATTCATCCGGCCGTCCTCGATGCGGGTGATGGAGAGCAGATTCTCCACCAGGTTGATGAGCCAGATGGAATCGTCGTAGATATCCAGAAAAATCTGCTGCCGGGCCTCGCCGTCCAGCTTTTCGTCGTTGGCCAGCAGGTTGGCGGCGTTGCCCGAGATGGAGGTCAGCGGGGTGCGCAGATCGTGGGAGATGGCCCGCAGCAGGTCGGCGCGGAGCTGTTCGTTCTTGGCCAGCAGGGCGGCCCGCTCCTTCTCCTCGATGTTGCGGATGTTCTGGATGGAGAGCGTCACCGTGATGATGGAGACGATGAGCATGATGGCGATGGTGATGGGGTAGCCCTTCTCGTAGGCGTGGAGCGTCAGCCGCGGTTCGGTGAAGAAGAAGTTGAACAGCAGCACGCTGGCCACCGAACTGAGCACGCCGCAGAAATAACTGCGGGTGAACAGGGAGGTGAGCAGCGTTCCCAGCACATACACCGAGATGATGTTGGCCTTGGTGAAGGCAGACTGCCAGAACAGATTGCCGATGGCGGTGCCGGCCGCCAGGATCAGCAGCGTCACCACCAGATCCTGCCAGCGGGGCACCACCTGGGCCCGCAGACCGTGGGCCTGTTTCTGCCGTGTCATACCGCAACCGCCTCCCCTCTGGTATCATACCACAGAAGGGCACCGGACGCCAGTGCCCCTTCAGTCATCCCGGCCGGGCAGGTTGTCGTCCTGGTGTTTCCGGCGGGCCTTGCGGTATCGGTCCATAAAGCTGTCCAGATGCCGGCAGATAAACCAGCCGAACGAGCCGGCCGTCAGCATCAGGAAACCCAGTATCCATTCTTTCACAGAGTCCGCCTCCTTTTCAGCTTACAGGTGGAAGCAGCGTTTGATGGAACGGTATTCCCCCAGCACCAGCAGATGGCCGTCGGCGGGCAGCACGGTGCCGGAGGCAATGTTCACCATGACCGAACCGTTTTTCTTGATGCCCAGCAGGTTGATGCCGTATTTCTTGCGGATGTCCAGGTCGCCCACCGTCTGGCCCACCCAGTTTTCGGGGGTGGGCACCTCCATGATGGCGTTGTTGGCGTCCAGCTCCACATAGTCCACCAGATGGCTGGACCCGTAGCGCACCGCCGCCCACTTGGCCAGCTGCTTTTCGGGGTAGAGAACCTCGTCGGCGCCGTTGCGCAGCAGGAACTTGGCCTGCACGTCCCGCTCGGCGCGGGAAACCACCAGCTGGGCGCCCAGCTCCTTGAGCAGGGAGGTGGTCTCCAGCGAGCTCTGGAAATCCCCGCTGATGGCCACGATGCAGACATCGAAGTTGCGCACGCCCAGGGCTTTCAGGAATTCGGCGTTGGTGCTGTCGCCGATCTGGGCGTTGGTGACGATGTCCAGCACATCGTTGACCCGGTCTTCGTTGGAATCCACGGCCATGATCTGGTGGCCCTGGGCGTTGAGCTGCATAGCGATGTGGCGGCCGAAACGGCCCAGGCCGATGAGCAAGAATGATTTCATAACGGACTTCCTTTCCCGTCAGCCGACGGTAATACGTTCCTGGGGCAGACGGCTGCCGGCCTTGGAGAAGCCGGACAGGGCTGCGTAGATCAGGGTCAGGCCGCCCACGCGGCCGATGAACATAAGGGCGATGAGGATGCCCTGGGAGAGAAGCCCCAGGCCGGGGGTGAGCCCCAGGGAAAGACCCACGGTGCCCACGGCGGAGGCGGCCTCAAAGAGGCAGGCCGACAGGGGCAGACCCTCCACGGCGCTGATGACGAATCCGCCCGCCAGGAAGAGGGTCAGATACATCATGCCGATGGTGGCGGCGCTGCTGACCACCTTGCCGTCCAGACGGCGGCCGAAGAAGTGGGGCTCGGACTGGCGGCGGAACACCGCGATGGCGT encodes the following:
- a CDS encoding WecB/TagA/CpsF family glycosyltransferase translates to MQGKQETGPVCQIMGVNIAVTDMDSTVRRIEENLENWRGSYICVSNVHTTVTAWEDASYRAVQNGAVLALPDGGPLSWYSRRKGFADAARVTGPDLMKRMLAEKRDVPYRHYFYGSTPETLAQLRQVLEKRYPGAVIAGMESPPFRPLTEEEDAAAVVRINAARPDFVWVGLGAPKQERWMAAHRGKVQALMVGVGAAFDYEAGNIRRAPAWMQRCSLEWLYRLLQDPRRLFKRYFVTNTKFMWWALRH
- a CDS encoding DUF1667 domain-containing protein; the protein is MEKRELTCIGCPLGCALTVTLEHGAVVSVAGNTCPRGDAYARKEVTAPSRIVTTTVPVTGGELPAVSVKTAGEIPKDKIFACIRALKAVTVPAPVTLGQVILPDAAGTGVDVVATKAVRCAPGRY
- a CDS encoding FAD-dependent oxidoreductase, encoding MKSMDLVILGGGPAGLAAAIAARRAGVEDLVILERDREPGGILNQCIHNGFGLHTFQEELTGPEYAARFVQQAADLGISCKLNTMVLDLSADRVVTAVNPVDGLFQLKAKAVVLAMGCRERPRGALNIPGTRPAGIYTAGTAQRLVNMEGRLPGRRVVILGSGDIGLIMARRMTLEGAKVLCVAELMPYSGGLKRNIVQCLDDFGIPLKLSHTVVDIQGRERVTGVTIARVENGRPVPGTEEHFDCDTLLLSCGLLPENELSRGAGIALSPVTGGAVVDECLQTSLPGVFAAGNVLHVHDLVDYVSEEAAAAGRHAAAYILGQPASVADETLPVTAARGVRYTVPATVHPARLEGSLTLRLRVDGVYRNKVLAVYAGQDSIWRRKRPVLAPGEMETIVIKGPALDKLSGCGGLTVTLEEG
- a CDS encoding NAD(P)/FAD-dependent oxidoreductase, with the protein product MTDVIIIGGGVSGCAAARELSRYRADILLVDKAEDVCCGTTKANSAIVHAGFDAPAGSRMAALNVAGSRRMPELAKELDFSYRQCGSLVVCLSEEDRPALEKLLANGIANGVEGLRIIERPELCALEPNIADEAVAALWAPTGGIVCPFGLTYALAENAAKNGVRFQFDTEVQRIEPIQGGWRLETSRGPLEGRCIVNAAGVHADELHNQVSGDTMTIIPRRGDYFLLDRTAGDHVHHTIFQLPGKYGKGVLVTPTVHGNLLIGPTATDIPDKEDTATTADELAEVRAKAGRAVKDLPLRQTITSFAGLRAHEVRHEFFIGEAAPGFVDCAGIESPGLSASPAIGLEVAALVRDILHLAENPDFDPCRKGILDPKTLSFEERAALIREHPAYGRIVCRCETVTEGEILDAIHRVPGARSLDGVKRRTRAGMGRCQAGFCSPRVLEILARELGLPAEAITKCGGDSRLILGTNKDTL
- the glpK gene encoding glycerol kinase GlpK; translated protein: MAQYIMALDAGTTSNRCILFDKQGHMCSVAQKEFTQYFPKPGWVEHDANEIWTTQLGVALSAMNQIGASAADIAAIGITNQRETTIVWDRNTGEPVCRAIVWQCRRTSELCDRLKARGLTERFREKTGLIIDAYFSATKLLWILENVEGARARAEAGELLFGTVETWLIWKLTCGKIHVTDYANASRTMLFNIHTLDWDDEILEILNIPRCMLPKPVPNSGFYEYADPMHFGGEIKIAGSAGDQQAALFGQACFTPGDAKNTYGTGGFLLMNTGDRPVLSRNGLVTTIAWGLGGKVTYALEGSIFVAGAAIQWLRDELKILEEARDSEYMALKVPDTNGCYVVPAFTGLGAPHWDQYARGAIVGLTRGCNKNHIIRATLDSLCYQVNDVLKAMEADAGIRLAMLKVDGGASANNYLLQAQADISGAPVERPSCVETTALGAAYLAGLAVGYWDSPAGVLQNRAVDRVFTPQISEADRARRIRGWNKAVRCAFDWAREEEEEK
- a CDS encoding response regulator transcription factor, which translates into the protein MNKPLILVVEDDPPIRNLMATTLKTHDYRYLVADCGEAALREAATSAPDIMLLDLGLPDLDGVEVIRRVRSWSDMPIIVISARSEDADKIEALDSGADDYLTKPFSVEELLARLRVTQRRLSAMHAGGSPVLTNGQLTIDFAAGCAYLNGQELHLTPIEYKLLCLMARNCGKVLTHTYITQKVWGTSWENDVASLRVFMATLRKKLESAPGSPQYIQTHIGVGYRMMKIE
- a CDS encoding ATP-binding protein, coding for MTRQKQAHGLRAQVVPRWQDLVVTLLILAAGTAIGNLFWQSAFTKANIISVYVLGTLLTSLFTRSYFCGVLSSVASVLLFNFFFTEPRLTLHAYEKGYPITIAIMLIVSIITVTLSIQNIRNIEEKERAALLAKNEQLRADLLRAISHDLRTPLTSISGNAANLLANDEKLDGEARQQIFLDIYDDSIWLINLVENLLSITRIEDGRMNLRLSTELVGEVIEEALRHTHRKSSEHTLRVDLPDELLLGRMDARLIVQVLLNLVDNAVKYTPAGSTITVAARAQGDFVAISVADDGPGIAPDVQPHVFEMFYTGERKVADSRRSLGLGLALCKAIVDAHGGTITLTDNPPHGCNFTFTVPRGEVTLHE
- a CDS encoding TrkA family potassium uptake protein; its protein translation is MKSFLLIGLGRFGRHIAMQLNAQGHQIMAVDSNEDRVNDVLDIVTNAQIGDSTNAEFLKALGVRNFDVCIVAISGDFQSSLETTSLLKELGAQLVVSRAERDVQAKFLLRNGADEVLYPEKQLAKWAAVRYGSSHLVDYVELDANNAIMEVPTPENWVGQTVGDLDIRKKYGINLLGIKKNGSVMVNIASGTVLPADGHLLVLGEYRSIKRCFHL